GTGTACTGCGAATACCTGTGAGGAACgccggcggggcggggcggggcgggggcggggcttGTGTGGGCAGGGCGGAGGAAGCCTGATAGTGGAGGACAGGGAGAAAGCGTAAGGGGCGGGGCTAGCGGGAAGGGGCGTGGGCATGAGCAAAGAGGCGTGGTTATGAGCGGGGGAGGGGCTTccatgggagcagggaggaggagttcaaaatgggggggggcattccataCCTTTTGCATAGTGCtctctggtggggtggggggcttgtagGTGGACCTCCGCTGTGGCTGCTGTTTCTCGGATGGGTGCTGGGCGGCTGCTGCCTCCCCCCAACACCCTGAGCGGTGCTCTCGATCAGTGTTCCCCAATCTTTTGGGGGCATTGAGtacggctgagttcggacgacacgctaatcaacagggGTGGGTAATAGGAGCAAAATGGGAATCAACCATGGATTAGCGTGTCATCGGAACTCAGCCAGAATCTGGAATCTTCagtgtgtcatgggcactcttacaagatggctgctgtgggagtgggggtggggttgccaGTTCATGAAATGGCAGCCATGCTAACTTCTCAGAAGGCAAAgcggtgggactgaaagaaaagtaacttgcttgAGAACCTCTCAaaacagaggtggggtctgagctctaaAATGCAAAAACGCCCCtttgaactcaaataaagatggcgctggaggcCAACACTTTGCTCTGTGGCCTGCCTGCATGCCAGTTAAAGAATAAATTATTAAGGATTTTAAGCAATGCAATACAaagcaggaggggcagggagcctgatGGGTATCAAGGGACATGTCCCACAGGCACCGTGTTGGAGACCACAGCTCTAAGGCATTGTGGGTAATAGCTGCCTAGTGCGGGGGATTCCAGGGCAGGCATTGGTCTCTAGTGCCCTGCAGCTGCCAAACTCCCTGCAGGCAGAAAGGGTTGGATCTCGGATATGCCGTTCACAAGATGAAGGGACCTTCCACGCGAGGAAGCGCTCTGCTTGTGAAAGGGCTTGTCTGCTCAATTTTGGAgaatccccctcctccccacaccacagctcaccgcactcagcagggtctcctgtcCCTGTGTCATATTTTCAGGGGATTGGAGGGGCTACTGTGggaaggagaggcagggaagcctCCATCCATCAGTGCAGCTGATCccacataaatctggatccaaccgaaAGGTTGGTGGGTGTGAACACTGGACTGTAGGGGGTGAGGTGATGGGCTTTGGGACTTGGGGTGCATTCACAATTATGCTCCCACTCAGCTGTAGTTTACTTCAGCAGTAAAATACGTCGCTTCAGGACCAGTTGCACGGCCAACCGTTCTCGTTCACCTCATTGCAGCAACTTTGGAAGTAAAACATTGCGCTTCAGGGTGGAAGCCAACTGCATTGGCAGTGTAGATATAGCACAGGGGTGATTTTTGCTGCTGAAGGTACGAGGGCTGTGAACTGGTGCTAAGAGCATAGCTGTGAAAGCACCTTTACTTGGCTTTTGTGCGAAGAACTAGAGGCAAAGCGACGGCTTTTGAGAAGGGGTTGCCGAGATGTGCAAGGGGTGATGGTGAGGGCCATGCCCAAAGGGAGGAGCGGtgctgggagggaggaagagcaaTTGCAGCAGTCAGGGATATGAATGGGGGCAGAATGGAGGAGGGCCTGAAGGCCTGGTAGAGCGAGCCTGAAGGAGATGGAGTTGActggatcggggtgggggggaaggaagggttgATAGAAAAGGGGGACTCTAATGTGGCAGGAAACAGGGGAGGCATCCCAAGAATATGGAGATGCCGAGGAACATACTGTAAACATTGATTAGTTGTTGCTGTGCTCTGTCTTTGAGCCTAGTAGAACTCCTGTTCCCTGCAGCTTTTGAAGTTTAACTTTTGAGGGCTACTTATGCACTTTTCAGATTTGAACTTGCCTTGTGCTTTATCTGCAGACCTGAGGAATTCATTGAGTGTGAGGCTCCTGTGGATCATGGTGGGAACACGACTGCACGAGATGAAGTACGACATGGGTGTGTCAAGGTGAGTCCAAAAGGGGTTATGTTGCCATTCTAATATTAGAGAAATGCCTGGTAATTTGAGGGAGTGGGGGTAGAGAGAGCTTGTGGTTCTACCCCCTATGTTCCCAGGCACAACCATCTGCAATAGAAAATGTATACTTAAATCAAGGATTTTCAGCAAATAAACCCTGTCTGCTGTTTTTTGACCCTATAATAGTTTGGCGGCCAAGCATATAGTGACGTAAgccacactcgggtcctctgcaAGGCATTGGAAGGCATTGAGTGTGCAGGACAGCGGACTTTTCTGCGTGGGAATAAGCCATGCATAAAGTGAGTGCCCTTTCTTCGGGACTTGTAATTTTGGGTGATTGAACCCAGAGTTCAAGTGCAACATTTAAATGTATGATATGCAGCATGTGTGAGATACATCTGACTCTCTATTCTCCCTTGTTTTACTGAATTACATTCCAAACTAAGCCATTTGTATTCACAAGCTAAGAGTAAATGTAGGACACGCACAGCCATAGTGTAAAGGTAATCATTTTTAAGTGTAAATGTGtcatcatttttaaatgtactatATTCTTTGCAATTTCCTGTATGTCTTAATTAGAGGACATTATTATACAATGAAGGCAGATTGGGCTTAAATCAATACCTGCCCTTTTGACAGTGAACCTGCTTGTAAAAGTTTTATCCAACTTTGTTTTTTCATAGATACACGGGACACTACTTCATAACCACTCTCCTCTATTCCTTCTTTTTGGGTTGCTTCGGAGTGGATCGTTTCTGCCTGGGCCACACAGGCACAGCAGTGGGGAAACTGCTTACTCTTGGAGGGCTGGGAATCTGGTGGTTCGTAGACTTAATTCTCCTTATCACTGGAGGACTGATGCCCAGCGATGGAAGCAACTGGTGTACCATTTACTGAAAATCTTCAATTCGGAAGATGAGAGGGGAACTTTAGTTCAGTTGGAGACTACACTGGTGCTTTCATTTTGCACTGGAACTAGATCCTCCTAGAATGCAACGAACAGGAAAAAAAGCTAACCATAATTCTGCTGTACATACCTCATTGTTTGTTCAAATGGAAGCTACACTTTTCCAGCCCACGAAGGACTCGGGAGACGTCTACCTGTAGAATAAGCCGTCTTGAAGGATTTACCACTCTAGTAGCTGTTATTGTACAATATATCTTTACACACTTCTGTGCTTTAGGAGGTGCCAAGGTAGTAACTCTGGTCTTACCCACTCTGCTTAACCCTAGTTCTCACTGCTTGTATGTTTTAGAAGTTTTCCAAATAAATTTGCACAGCCAGTATTCACTGGAAATAACTATTGAGGTTAGTATGTAACTTAAGAGTAATACTGCAAGTTCCtgtctgctttttatttatttatttcatttgtagcTCAGGCTATTTCCCCATGAAAATATAAACCTAAAGCCCCAATGAGGTAAAATGATGTGTGTCTTTGTATTAGTTTGTGAAGTCTATAGCTTCCCTTCCTTATTCTGTTAATCTTCTCTTGTGATGGGAAGTGGAGAAGCAGACATGTCTGCTCTAATTTGTTTACTGTCAACTCCAGAACATGCTTGTAAAGCCAgatccttccctccccaaatcTGTTCACTTCCTGGCCCATTTTAAGAGAGCAGGAGAGGGCTATATTTTGGTAGCGGGAGACAGATTTTCAGCCAAATTAATTTTGCAGACATCTTAAAAGTTAACAAGGAAGCACATTTTTTTCAGGGTGTCTTTGGTTCACCAGTACCTGATGCGCTGCTTCTAGAATCCAACCAGCTTTGGGACATCCTTAGTTGATCCATATCAGCAGAGCTTCAATCCATGTGACAGAGCTTTCTGGTGGGAACACTGAGCTCTGAGGCTGTTGTGCAGTCTGGGATACCTGCTTTCCAACAGTCTGCTCCATCCAGTGCCACATGAATGAacttctgtttgcacaatggGACCCCCCTCCCTTCCATTCTTCCCTTTGCAACCCCCAAATCTACTCCagaaggttccccaaccctctggCACCGTTTTGGGGTGCCTGCAGGCAGAAGGAGGAATTCATTCCCATAGGCGGATAgatggacaccattggatacaacccaatagaactaaaaatgtgctttaaaattgATGGATAAGCATAAAATCTGGAAGCTTAAACTTAAATTTGTGCCTATTTtaatctttttctcctttttcttcgaCAGTTAAAAAGTTACTGCTTTAAGCCATATCTGGAAGTGGCACGAGGGTCGGTATTCTTAAAAGCTTGTTTGTTCTTAGTATCATGGTACCAGTAAGAGAACAGGTGCTGAAATTGTTAGAAATACCCTTGGGGATGCTCAGCCATCATATTCTACTATGGCCTAAAGGATTTGTCGAGGAATATCCATCGAAGTAGGTGGGTTAAAGACCCCACTATTTTTAATAGATAGTGCAGGGCTAGTTGGAGCAATGCGGATAGGTCTGTATTAAATTTACTTTACACCGTGCAGGCAGCCTCTGGCATTTCATGTGCCTTCCTCTCTGGTGTTCGACACCTGGCTCACTATGAAACTAGAAGACTTGGGTTAATCTGATTGTATAGGGCGTCTGCATAGACACTGTTGCCTTGGTAtagggcaagggtgggcaacatgtgcccCATACCCCcatattccccccccacacacacacacacacaaaggtttatTTGCCATTGAAAATCAGCAGTGAACCACTTTGGAACATTACAATGGCCAAATTTGGCCATTCTAACATTCTGTAAAAGGGTTGCCACTTTGGAAGCAAATTGATGAAtttttttgctgcttttgaaTTCCATGGGGCTCTGGCAGAAGTGCAGTTGGAGGTGTCTGAAAATAGCTCCTGAGCATCCCAAaggtgtcataagaacatcagaagagccctgctggatcagaccaaggactcCTCTCACCCAGCactttgtttacacagtggccaaccagctcttgcaccgtgtcctgcttgtgggtccctggtcaacagcacCTTCcgatccatgttccccagcaactggcatatataagcttactgcctcggatactggaggtagaacatagcagCCACTGATAACGTTCtccggaatttatccaaccctcttttaaagccatccaaactggttgccatcactacatcttgtggtagcaaattccttaatttaattatgtgctgtgtgaagaagtctttaactgccctgaatctcccaccaatcagcttcatgggatgaccccatggggttctagtattacaggagagggagaagtgtctccctgtccacattctccaccaggcataattctgtacacctctatccccacccctgctataggaCATTAGACATGGTGATCATTCGCTGCCTTTCCTTGTCCCCATTGCAGTATCTGATGATTTGTATATACTAGAAAACTAGAGCTAAGTGTACACACTGTATTTTTAATCAATTTCGTCTGGGGTTACTGTCAGGATGATGTCTTCGTTTCCTCTCCGCACCACAATGGTGAGGGTGTCCTTGTTCTGGACGGCATCTGTCACGTCTTTGGTTGAAGTGACCTTTTTCCCATTGATGGCTATAATGACGTCACCATCTTGCAGGCCGGCACTGTGAGCAAAGCAGGAGATTCAGAAACTTATTATATGAAAAGGCCaaatgcctcccttaaggcttagttagtggcagtaagaactttaagctctTCTGGTATTTGGGCCTCATCCCTTTGCATTTGtcagaaaatcatagaatagttcagttggaagaggcctataaggccatcgagtccaactaccccctgctcagtgcaggaatccaccttcaagcatccctgacagatggctgaccagctgcctcttgactgcctctagggtgggagagcccaccaccaacctatatcattggtcccattgtcatactgctctcacagtcaggaagtttttcctgacaggcaggaagtttttgtccctgcccaccactggaatatggtccTGAGAGCTTcaccaaaattgaatttgacctGGTGGAAATGTTTTCCACCCCTGCAGTAAGTAGTCACTGGCCATTATATCTCAGAGCATGTCGAGACATCTTTGAGTAAAGGTGCAAGCTATAAAACCTTGCCTTCGAGGCTGCTCCACACCTGAGGCTTCCTTTAGAAGGGTGCACCTTGCTGGAGGAAAGCCTGTGTGATGCAGGCATGCCGGAATTGTACTCTGGCAGGCATGCGCCTGTTGTGAAGCAGCTACCAGATGCAGTTTCCCCACAGTACACCTGCAGATGTATAGGGGCATGGTTTTAATTCTGTTGAAAttgtattgtaaactgccttgagttcaAATTTGtcatagaaaggcaggatagaagtgTCCAAATAAAAAGTGCATGCTGTTGTGATCttctgtgcactttcccctacaGTTGTGTCCACCCTCCTACAGTCAACGGCTCTCACACTGGCcctgtgttccccccacccccagtttattATGCCTGTTCCTAGAAGGGTAATCATGGCTATGTTCACACTGGCAGTTTAGCAAAATGCTCAGTGCAAATGTTCAAAAGAATTGTG
This DNA window, taken from Elgaria multicarinata webbii isolate HBS135686 ecotype San Diego chromosome 12, rElgMul1.1.pri, whole genome shotgun sequence, encodes the following:
- the TM2D2 gene encoding TM2 domain-containing protein 2, translating into MPGGGPVCYALLCGQAALLLCNLLLLQGVSRSHQHNATDSPAAAAQGQEQPPQDPASASSGLWEYQGPYAPLVYCEYLPEEFIECEAPVDHGGNTTARDEVRHGCVKFGGQAYSDVSHTRVLCKALEGIECAGQRTFLRGNKPCIKYTGHYFITTLLYSFFLGCFGVDRFCLGHTGTAVGKLLTLGGLGIWWFVDLILLITGGLMPSDGSNWCTIY